In the Oryza glaberrima chromosome 6, OglaRS2, whole genome shotgun sequence genome, one interval contains:
- the LOC127776753 gene encoding phosphatidylcholine:diacylglycerol cholinephosphotransferase 1-like has product MPPPPPPSLTANTASSMGNAEAVVVLPANGGARRRADKVVHPAPMPDRAAGGAMERKGGGVGGGGEVGGWRRPEWCSAAGVAGVLRRHPAAAAFGCGLLLFMAVEYTIPMVPPAAPPIDLGFAATAALHAGIAARPWLNSLLAALNTVFVAMQAAYILWAILGEGRPRAAVAAMMMFTCRGALGCATQLPLPAEFLGSGMDFPVGNVSFFLFFSGHVAGAVIAAEDMRRAGRRGMARLYDALNLLQGVRLLACRGHYTIDLAVGVGAGLLFDMLAGRYLDGKNAVDGGAAVAPGSRCCSCHKALLSQ; this is encoded by the exons atgccgccgccgccgccgcccagcctcACGGCCAACACCGCATCCTCCATGGGCAACGCCGAGGCCGTCGTGGTGCTGCCCGcgaacggcggcgcgcggcggcgcgccgacaAGGTCGTCCACCCGGCGCCGATGCCGGACAGAGCAGCTGGTGGCGCGATGGAGaggaaaggcggcggcgtcggcggcggcggcgaggtgggtgggtggaggaggccggagtggtgctcggcggcgggggtggcggggGTCCTGCGGCggcacccggcggcggcggcgttcgggtGCGGGCTGCTGCTGTTCATGGCCGTGGAGTACACCATCCCCATggtgccgcccgccgcgccgccgatcgACCTCggcttcgccgccaccgccgcgctccacGCCGGGATCGCCGCCCGCCCATGGCTCAACtcgctcctcgccgcgctcaACACG GTGTTCGTGGCGATGCAGGCGGCGTATATCCTGTGGGCGATCCTCGGCGAgggccggccgcgcgccgccgtggcggcgatgatgatgtTCACCTGCCGCGGCGCGCTCGGCTGCGCCACgcagctgccgctgccggccgAGTTCCTGGGCTCCGGCATGGACTTCCCCGTCGGCAAcgtctccttcttcctcttcttctccggccacgtcgccggcgcggtGATCGCCGCCGAGGACATGCGCCGCGCGGGGCGCCGCGGCATGGCGCGCCTCTACGACGCGCTCAACCTGCTCCAGGGCGTCAGGCTGCTCGCCTGCAGGGGCCACTACACCAtcgacctcgccgtcggcgtcggcgccggcctcctctTCGACATGCTCGCCGGCAGGTACCTGGACGGCAAGaacgccgtcgacggcggcgccgccgtggcgccgggGAGCCGGTGCTGCAGCTGCCACAAGGCTCTCTTGTCACAGTAG
- the LOC127777544 gene encoding glucan endo-1,3-beta-glucosidase 14 — MPRPGTEATTTTTTSGCEADCGVPAMKATLMMMSCRSRSRSGRAHWMLLLFCLLAFPSHGPRAVEAFPGGYGINYGRIANNIPSPDKVVQLLRASKIRNVKIYDSDHSVLDAFKGSGLNLVIAIPNELVKDFAANESRSIDWLNENVQPYLPQTRIVGITVGNEVLGGQDTSLAEPLVQAVKNVYNGLKKFHLQDKIELFTPHSEAVFATSYPPSACVFKEDVMVYMKPLLDFFQQIGSPFYVNAYPFLAYISDPEHIDINYALFKPNPGIVDPNTSLHYDNMFDAQIDAAYAALQAAGYRDMEVRVAETGWASSGDQTEAGASVENARTYNFNLRKRLFLRKGTPLKPKRPVKAYIFALFNENSKPGPSSERHYGLFNADGRIAYDIGYEGLLPSSAPSYFLSLRKIQAGGWIVHYSATVILSVFIFLALVT, encoded by the exons atgcCCCGCCCTGGAACTGaggctaccaccaccaccaccacttctGGCTGTGAAGCGGATTGTGGTGTCCCTGCTATGAAGGCGacgttgatgatgatgagttgtcggagtcggagtcggagcgGGCGTGCTCACTGGATGCTGCTGCTCTTCTGCCTCCTCGCCTTCCCTTCACATG GTCCTAGAGCCGTGGAAGCGTTTCCCGGGGGCTATGGGATAAACTACGGGAGAATAGCAAACAACATCCCTTCTCCGGATAAAGTAGTACAACTCCTGAGAGCTTCAAAGATAAGGAATGTCAAGATATACGATTCCGATCACAGCGTTCTTGATGCATTCAAGGGATCTGGGCTCAATCTGGTTATCGCCATCCCCAATGAGCTCGTGAAGGATTTTGCGGCGAATGAGAGCAGGTCGATCGACTGGCTGAATGAGAATGTGCAGCCCTATCTTCCTCAGACACGCATAGTTGGGATCACTGTGGGAAATGAGGTGCTGGGAGGTCAAGATACAAGCTTGGCCGAGCCCCTCGTTCAAGCTGTGAAGAATGTCTATAATGGACTCAAGAAATTTCATTTGCAAGACAAAATTGAGCTATTCACACCACACTCAGAAGCTGTTTTTGCTACTTCCTATCCACCTTCTGCATGTGTTTTCAAGGAAGATGTCATGGTGTATATGAAACCACTGCTGGACTTCTTTCAACAAATTGGCTCACCTTTCTATGTCAACGCATATCCCTTTTTGGCCTACATAAGTGATCCAGAACATATTGACATTAATTACGCTCTCTTCAAGCCCAATCCTGGAATTGTTGACCCAAATACTAGTCTGCATTATGATAACATGTTCGATGCTCAGATAGATGCAGCTTATGCTGCTCTGCAGGCCGCTGGGTATAGAGACATGGAGGTCCGAGTAGCGGAGACTGGCTGGGCTTCTAGTGGAGATCAAACTGAGGCAGGAGCTTCAGTTGAGAATGCAAGGACTTACAATTTCAACCTCCGAAAGAGGCTCTTTCTGAGGAAAGGAACTCCTCTCAAGCCAAAGAGACCAGTCAAAGCATACATCTTTGCGTTGTTTAATGAGAATTCGAAGCCTGGACCTAGCTCGGAGAGGCACTATGGGCTGTTTAATGCTGATGGAAGGATTGCATATGATATTGGTTATGAGGGTCTATTACCTTCATCTGCACCCTCATACTTCTTGTCTCTTAGG AAAATTCAAGCTGGGGGTTGGATTGTACACTATTCGGCTACAGTTATTTTATCTGTTTTCATTTTCTTAGCCTTAGTGACTTGA